One window from the genome of Eriocheir sinensis breed Jianghai 21 chromosome 15, ASM2467909v1, whole genome shotgun sequence encodes:
- the LOC126998825 gene encoding carbohydrate sulfotransferase 11-like isoform X2, whose translation MKCSYSNSNYAKQQSTAPPVLQNEWLSDPYTETTIPTTTATTTTTSRATSTTTPTTTTTTTSTTSSRATTTTTTSITTKTAVSSLDNADLQRIERRMQERVLRLRRRCEGRVQAAPNETVTWNLNMFVRSRIQVLEDHRLAVCVVYKAGSTTWSSIVAHRYNNTKILQGRSFYKMLGLMLPTIPRFYEIFNSTDFARVVMARHPLTRLLSGYKEKLGIMNPVSAQAKKYIPLILQHAHNKNYTDEELYAAEGALRVVPTFREFVSYLMSRPPEEYDPHWRPVSLLCGLCHVQYTAVVLTETYNEDMLYVMRTSGMDKLVDVNLLKVNNNKGPGEETRRVLNAHYSALGTPLLRRIIDVYKDDMEMFGYTLDSLKIGTSELSDPRVPADAG comes from the exons AGCACCGCACCTCCAGTGTTGCAGAATGAATGGTTGAGTGACCCGTATACAGAGACTACCATCCCTACAACCACagctacaaccacaaccacctctAGAGCTACCTCcactaccacccctaccaccaccaccacaaccacctccaccacctcctccagggctaccaccaccaccaccacctctatcaccaccaaAACCGCAGTATCCTCACTCGACAATGCGGATCTACAGCGCATAGAG CGGCGGATGCAGGAGcgcgtgttgaggctgaggcggCGGTGTGAGGGCCGCGTGCAGGCCGCCCCCAACGAGACCGTCACCTGGAACCTCAACATGTTTGTGCGTAGCAG AATTCAGGTGTTGGAGGACCACCGCCTGGCCGTCTGCGTGGTATACAAGGCGGGCTCCACCACCTGGTCGTCCATCGTGGCCCACCGCTACAACAACACCAAGATTCTGCAAGGGAGGAGCTTctacaa GATGCTCGGCCTCATGCTGCCCACCATCCCGCGGTTCTACGAGATCTTTAACTCCACCGACTTCGCGCGGGTGGTGATGGCGCGCCACCCCCTCACGCGCCTCCTCTCGGGTTACAAGGAGAAGCTGGGCATAATGAACCCCGTGTCTGCACAGGCCAAGAAGTACATCCCCCTCATCCTCCAGCACGCCCACAACAAAAA CTACACTGACGAAGAGCTGTACGCCGCGGAGGGGGCGCTGCGGGTGGTGCCGACGTTCCGCGAGTTCGTGAGCTACCTTATGTCGCGGCCGCCGGAGGAGTACGACCCCCACTGGCGCCCCGTGTCCCTGCTGTGCGGCCTCTGTCACGTCCAGTACACGGCCGTGGTGCTCACCGAGACCTACAATGAGGATATGCTCTACGTCATGAG GACCAGCGGGATGGACAAGCTGGTGGACGTGAATCTCCTGAAGGTGAACAACAACAAGGGCCCGGGGGAGGAGACGCGGCGGGTCCTCAACGCCCACTACTCGGCCCTGGGAACGCCGCTACTTCGCCGGATCATCGATGTTTACAAGGACGATATGGAGATGTTCGGCTACACGCTGGACAGCTTGAAGATTGGGACCTCTGAGCTGAGTGACCCGAGGGTGCCCGCAGACGCCGGCTAG